The following coding sequences are from one Arthrobacter sp. 24S4-2 window:
- a CDS encoding MurR/RpiR family transcriptional regulator, giving the protein MRIDERIEQHYSGLGPQEQKAADTLLDRLGDLAVYNAAELAQLSGVSKATMSRLFRRLGFADFNEVKEHTRSLRSSGVPLATQEADGRIPLHSATEQHNLNRLFDTLDDDRLLKVTQQLAKARNVLLIGFRNSFPVALHLRQQLLQCRASVNLAPQPGQSVGEELAGLDANDIVVLLGFRRRPDGFHQVLKAATATGASTILIADPSARWLAAEASLWIECPVESSAAFDSYASAMSLMSVLANGVLAARGRSGRDRVREITGVFDSLGEIERR; this is encoded by the coding sequence CACTCTGCTGGACCGCCTGGGCGACCTGGCTGTCTACAACGCGGCCGAGCTCGCCCAGCTGAGCGGCGTCTCCAAGGCAACCATGAGCAGGCTCTTCCGCCGCCTGGGGTTCGCGGATTTCAACGAGGTCAAGGAACACACCCGGAGCCTGCGGTCCAGCGGAGTGCCGCTCGCCACGCAGGAAGCCGACGGCCGAATCCCCCTGCATTCGGCAACGGAACAGCACAACCTGAACCGGCTTTTCGACACGCTCGACGACGATCGCCTCCTCAAGGTGACGCAGCAATTGGCCAAGGCCCGGAACGTCCTGCTGATCGGCTTCCGCAACAGCTTCCCTGTAGCCCTCCACCTCCGGCAGCAGCTCCTGCAATGCCGTGCCTCGGTAAATCTGGCTCCACAGCCGGGCCAAAGCGTGGGTGAAGAACTGGCAGGGCTGGACGCAAACGACATCGTCGTCCTGCTCGGCTTCCGGCGCAGGCCGGACGGCTTCCACCAGGTCCTGAAAGCCGCCACCGCCACCGGCGCGAGCACCATCCTGATCGCCGACCCCAGCGCCCGCTGGCTTGCAGCGGAGGCCTCCCTCTGGATCGAGTGCCCCGTGGAGAGCAGCGCCGCCTTCGACAGCTACGCCTCTGCGATGAGCCTCATGAGCGTCCTCGCGAACGGAGTGCTGGCAGCGAGGGGCCGGTCGGGAAGGGACCGCGTCAGGGAAATCACCGGCGTCTTCGACTCGCTGGGAGAGATCGAGCGGCGGTGA